From a single Calothrix sp. NIES-2098 genomic region:
- a CDS encoding major intrinsic protein, which translates to MSNGKPRNNFQHKSDKRIKDWRCLFAELLGTFLLTLVAAGADVIEAATHHELGHAAKVVAPGLLVMAMIYTVGEVSGAHFNPVVTLAFAIRRDFSWRRVPSYWLAQFVGAILAALFLRSLFGNVGHLGATHPDAQYGAFAAVMMELVLTLLLVSVILGTAQQHRLVGHNAAVAVGGTIALCGLFASPISGASMNPARSLGPDIVAGTLSNTWIYGVGPIAGAILATLCAWLLHGNPSEDEVKAAEGDRSHQMK; encoded by the coding sequence ATGAGCAACGGCAAACCGAGGAATAATTTCCAGCACAAATCAGACAAGCGAATTAAAGATTGGCGATGTTTGTTTGCAGAACTACTGGGCACGTTTTTGCTCACATTGGTGGCGGCGGGTGCGGATGTTATCGAAGCAGCAACGCATCATGAATTAGGACACGCTGCCAAAGTCGTAGCACCTGGACTGTTGGTGATGGCAATGATTTACACTGTGGGAGAAGTTTCAGGAGCGCATTTCAACCCAGTTGTCACATTAGCATTTGCGATTCGGCGCGACTTTTCTTGGCGGCGAGTGCCAAGTTATTGGCTGGCTCAATTCGTGGGTGCTATCTTGGCAGCACTATTCCTGCGATCGCTTTTTGGTAATGTAGGACATCTAGGAGCAACGCATCCTGATGCTCAATATGGCGCATTTGCTGCCGTGATGATGGAGCTTGTGCTGACTTTGCTGTTGGTGAGTGTAATTTTAGGAACAGCGCAACAGCATCGCTTAGTTGGACATAACGCGGCGGTTGCGGTTGGCGGAACAATTGCGCTTTGTGGCTTGTTTGCTAGCCCAATTAGTGGTGCTTCCATGAATCCAGCGCGTTCTCTTGGCCCCGATATCGTTGCTGGTACGCTGAGTAACACTTGGATTTATGGAGTTGGGCCAATTGCTGGGGCAATTCTGGCTACTTTGTGCGCGTGGTTATTGCATGGTAATCCTAGCGAAGACGAAGTTAAAGCAGCTGAAGGCGATCGCTCTCACCAGATGAAATAA
- a CDS encoding Rieske [2Fe-2S] domain-containing protein → MQIFNNWNIVAKGWYIACASHELPKIKAKSVEVCGQKIAIFRGEDGRVRALDAYCPHLGTDLGIGQVDNNWIRCAFHQWAFDETGLCQNIPCQSEIPAKAKVQAYATAEKYGFIWIYPDAVAPECVADFDELKGKEIIAQPDRAFERSCHHHICMMNGIDAQHLKTIHRLDIKMDLSLHRSELGTQIDFTMRGKFPQTTWRERLGQRFLGSTYEYSMRYAHGCIGLLTMMKKVRLFPPLHMIYAYTPIAPGRTRIQPIYVTEKRKGIGGYLVSKFLLFCTRLAYYMLRDEDGKIYDNIRFNPNLLLSIDTPLAKYMEYVNQLEPSRWSQKIVNALTSEHSEA, encoded by the coding sequence ATGCAAATATTTAATAACTGGAATATAGTTGCTAAGGGTTGGTATATTGCCTGTGCTAGCCATGAATTACCTAAAATAAAAGCAAAATCTGTAGAAGTATGTGGTCAAAAAATTGCCATCTTTCGCGGTGAAGATGGGCGAGTACGTGCTTTGGATGCTTACTGTCCGCATTTGGGAACAGATTTAGGAATTGGACAGGTTGATAATAATTGGATTCGTTGTGCCTTTCATCAATGGGCATTTGATGAAACAGGACTATGCCAAAATATTCCCTGTCAATCAGAAATCCCGGCTAAAGCAAAAGTACAAGCTTATGCAACAGCAGAAAAGTATGGGTTTATCTGGATTTATCCTGATGCTGTAGCGCCTGAATGTGTGGCTGATTTTGATGAATTAAAAGGTAAAGAAATTATTGCACAACCCGATCGCGCATTTGAAAGAAGTTGTCATCACCATATTTGTATGATGAATGGTATTGATGCCCAACATTTAAAAACCATTCATCGTTTAGATATCAAAATGGATTTGTCGCTACATCGCAGCGAATTAGGTACACAAATTGACTTTACAATGCGGGGGAAATTTCCGCAAACAACCTGGCGAGAACGATTAGGGCAAAGATTTCTTGGTTCTACCTATGAGTATTCTATGCGGTATGCTCATGGTTGCATTGGCTTATTAACAATGATGAAAAAAGTGCGACTGTTTCCGCCGTTGCACATGATATATGCTTACACTCCAATTGCGCCAGGAAGAACGCGAATTCAACCAATTTATGTAACTGAAAAACGTAAAGGAATCGGGGGATATTTGGTGAGTAAATTTTTGCTATTCTGTACACGCTTGGCTTACTATATGCTCAGAGATGAAGACGGCAAGATTTACGACAATATTCGTTTTAATCCAAACTTACTCCTGAGTATTGATACGCCATTAGCTAAATATATGGAGTATGTGAATCAACTAGAACCTTCTCGCTGGTCACAAAAGATAGTAAATGCTTTGACATCTGAGCATAGTGAAGCATAA
- a CDS encoding hypothetical protein (similar to chitooligosaccharide deacetylase NodB), whose product MQLASLLPILYRLLQPSFPNCLWSGDRNSRAIALTFDDGPHPQYTPEVLAVLDRYQIQASFFWLGACVNRSPEIAKSICDRGHWIGSHGYDHRSFPTLSPIQLRDSLEKTQAAIYNACNLLPEKVRDVRPPNGLFTPQTLKLFLQWNYRPVMWSVVPVDWTSPGVTTVAQRVLNQVQNGSIIVLHDGAYGGQDVAATLEILIPQLLQKGYQFVSVDTLWQQAKIHH is encoded by the coding sequence ATGCAACTTGCTTCTCTTTTGCCAATTCTCTATCGTCTTCTCCAACCCAGTTTTCCTAACTGTCTTTGGAGTGGCGATCGCAATTCTAGAGCGATCGCACTCACGTTTGATGATGGGCCGCATCCCCAATACACTCCGGAGGTATTGGCCGTTTTAGACCGCTATCAAATTCAAGCTAGTTTTTTCTGGTTGGGTGCTTGTGTAAATCGTTCGCCAGAGATAGCTAAATCGATATGCGATCGCGGACACTGGATTGGATCGCATGGCTACGATCATCGTTCTTTTCCTACACTTTCCCCCATACAACTTCGAGACAGTTTGGAAAAAACCCAAGCTGCAATTTACAATGCTTGCAATCTCCTGCCAGAAAAAGTCAGGGATGTTAGACCACCCAACGGTTTATTTACTCCCCAAACTTTAAAATTATTTCTTCAGTGGAATTATCGTCCAGTGATGTGGAGCGTCGTACCTGTAGATTGGACTAGCCCAGGAGTGACTACCGTAGCGCAACGCGTTCTCAATCAAGTGCAAAACGGTTCAATTATTGTTTTACATGATGGTGCTTATGGCGGTCAAGATGTAGCAGCAACTTTAGAAATTTTAATTCCGCAATTACTACAAAAAGGTTATCAATTTGTCAGCGTTGATACTCTCTGGCAGCAAGCTAAAATTCATCATTAG
- a CDS encoding putative ABC transporter permease protein — translation MTAYWSLFVARFALLLQYRTAALAGVATQLFWGFVKVMVLEAFFTHVPTTQPMTLHEAIGYVWLGQAFLIAIVPWSGDREIQELIRSGAVGYDLLRPTDLYNFWFTRALALRTAPLILRGIPLLTVTIFLFPIVGLRERSLAFPPSFAAFVAFVLSFIGAILLSSALTMLLTVSMMWTVSGEGINSIFPAIVTIFSGMIVPLPLFPEWSKPILNALPFSGLLDKPFRLFTGNLLPNSLFNVLLHQIFWIVIIVILGRFLVKRGVSKLVIQGG, via the coding sequence ATGACAGCATACTGGTCGCTGTTTGTGGCGAGATTTGCACTGCTGTTGCAATATCGTACTGCTGCTTTAGCAGGGGTAGCAACTCAGCTTTTTTGGGGATTTGTGAAAGTAATGGTTCTGGAAGCATTTTTCACTCATGTACCCACTACTCAACCGATGACTTTACACGAAGCGATAGGATATGTGTGGCTTGGGCAAGCTTTTCTGATAGCGATTGTACCTTGGTCAGGCGATCGCGAAATTCAAGAATTAATCCGTTCTGGTGCGGTGGGATATGATTTGCTGCGACCCACAGACCTTTATAATTTTTGGTTCACTCGCGCTTTAGCACTGCGCACAGCACCCCTAATACTGCGTGGTATTCCGCTACTTACTGTCACAATTTTTCTTTTTCCTATTGTAGGGTTGAGAGAGCGATCGCTTGCTTTTCCACCTTCATTTGCAGCTTTCGTTGCTTTTGTGCTTTCCTTTATCGGTGCAATTCTGCTTTCGTCTGCACTGACTATGCTTCTCACTGTATCAATGATGTGGACAGTTTCTGGTGAAGGAATTAATAGTATTTTTCCTGCTATTGTGACTATTTTCTCTGGAATGATTGTTCCTTTACCACTTTTTCCTGAGTGGAGCAAGCCTATTTTAAATGCACTTCCTTTCTCAGGACTTCTCGACAAACCATTTCGTCTTTTTACTGGTAATCTTCTACCAAATTCACTGTTTAATGTATTGTTACATCAAATTTTTTGGATAGTCATCATTGTTATTCTTGGACGTTTTCTAGTAAAACGTGGTGTCAGCAAACTTGTAATTCAAGGCGGATAA
- a CDS encoding RNA-binding protein, translating into MDKKLVVRQFYEEYLKKFFVENPYKGISGFKSNCRIGGAGVSGSGDEPPINVSGSINNSQGVPVSVLDAFDRHLWYAQHSLSDISVLKVPVSEIPTFAICINGYVDDGWDNSGQFIEVYDEHGQLMGSAILPSDDDEDAWQAWTWMDRPIKGDDFDTPSPPHPQEVANDQSAETQKQVIDARQLYSLIPPVFMSIYQSPNPIIYVGNLYDQALENDIKFIFADYGTVRQVCLVKDSQAEIFAFIEMTEEKGAKSAVFQINGAKWRTSKLQVVLVQPPMSISN; encoded by the coding sequence ATGGATAAAAAATTAGTAGTTAGGCAGTTTTACGAAGAATATTTGAAAAAGTTTTTTGTAGAAAATCCCTATAAAGGAATAAGCGGGTTCAAATCTAATTGTAGGATTGGTGGAGCAGGTGTTAGTGGCAGTGGTGACGAGCCGCCGATAAATGTTAGTGGCAGTATCAACAATTCTCAAGGAGTACCTGTAAGTGTTTTAGATGCATTTGATCGGCATCTTTGGTACGCGCAACACAGCCTCAGCGATATCTCTGTTCTCAAAGTTCCTGTAAGTGAAATTCCAACCTTTGCTATTTGCATCAATGGTTATGTGGATGATGGTTGGGATAATAGCGGCCAGTTTATCGAAGTATATGATGAGCATGGTCAATTAATGGGATCGGCAATATTACCTTCCGATGATGACGAAGATGCTTGGCAAGCTTGGACGTGGATGGATCGTCCAATAAAAGGAGATGATTTTGACACTCCTTCTCCTCCTCATCCACAAGAAGTAGCTAACGATCAATCAGCAGAAACTCAAAAGCAGGTGATTGATGCTAGACAACTTTATAGTTTGATTCCACCAGTATTTATGTCTATTTATCAATCTCCTAATCCAATAATTTATGTTGGTAATTTATACGATCAAGCTTTAGAAAATGATATTAAATTTATTTTTGCTGATTATGGAACTGTTCGGCAAGTATGTCTTGTTAAGGATAGTCAAGCTGAAATTTTTGCTTTTATTGAAATGACTGAAGAAAAGGGAGCAAAGAGCGCTGTTTTTCAAATTAATGGTGCTAAATGGCGTACATCCAAGCTACAAGTAGTATTAGTTCAGCCGCCAATGAGTATAAGCAATTAA
- a CDS encoding sulfate-transporting ATPase, whose translation MSHILVEDLKKTFFVSERSSGLLGSIRGLVQRKTREVYALKGVSFSLQQGELVGYIGPNGAGKSTTIKILSGILVPSSGKCIIGGRTPWKDRIRHVSRIGVVFGQRTQLWWDLPVMESFDLLRDIYRVPHSAYRQTRDEMIDLLDLKSFLSTPVRQLSLGQRMRCDFAAAMLHRPEILFLDEPTIGLDAVSKLAVRKFIKTLNKTHQVTTILTTHDMDDIEALCDRVIIIGGGEILCDGSLAMLRSQVCSRRYLRIDLANDDFSFAEAGVSIISKQGRTVTLAFDPTKLSAASLISQVTSKHDVEDLFVENPPIEEIVAELYANSGEIFG comes from the coding sequence ATGTCTCACATTCTTGTCGAAGACCTCAAGAAGACTTTCTTTGTGTCTGAACGTTCCTCTGGGCTTTTAGGTTCAATTCGAGGACTAGTGCAGCGAAAAACTAGAGAAGTTTATGCACTTAAGGGAGTTTCGTTCTCGCTACAGCAAGGAGAACTGGTAGGCTACATCGGCCCCAATGGCGCTGGTAAATCAACTACTATTAAAATTTTAAGCGGTATCTTAGTACCCTCCAGTGGCAAATGCATCATTGGCGGACGCACTCCTTGGAAAGATAGAATCCGTCATGTTAGTCGAATTGGTGTGGTGTTTGGTCAAAGAACGCAACTATGGTGGGATTTGCCAGTAATGGAGTCTTTCGATTTGCTGCGGGATATTTATCGCGTCCCACATTCAGCGTATCGCCAAACCCGCGATGAAATGATTGATTTACTCGACCTCAAGAGCTTTCTTTCTACTCCTGTGAGACAATTAAGCCTTGGTCAAAGGATGCGATGTGATTTTGCAGCCGCAATGCTACACAGACCTGAGATTCTGTTTCTGGATGAACCTACCATTGGGCTGGATGCAGTTTCCAAGCTGGCTGTACGAAAATTTATCAAAACGCTGAATAAAACTCATCAAGTCACCACGATTTTAACTACCCATGATATGGATGATATCGAGGCGTTGTGCGATCGCGTCATTATTATTGGTGGTGGTGAGATTCTTTGTGATGGTTCGCTTGCAATGTTGCGTTCTCAAGTTTGCTCACGCCGCTATTTAAGAATTGACTTGGCAAACGATGATTTTTCCTTTGCAGAAGCAGGAGTTAGTATCATCTCCAAACAAGGTCGCACAGTAACTCTGGCTTTCGATCCCACAAAGCTTTCTGCTGCATCCTTGATTAGCCAAGTTACCTCAAAACACGATGTGGAGGATCTGTTTGTAGAAAATCCACCGATAGAGGAGATAGTTGCAGAACTTTACGCCAATTCAGGAGAGATTTTCGGATGA
- a CDS encoding addiction module component, TIGR02574 family protein, which translates to MSSYPLLKVEIYELSVAERIQLAEDLWDSILEQQEELPLSQAQQQELDRRLENYKTNPASGSSWEEVKKRLGFS; encoded by the coding sequence ATGAGTTCCTATCCCCTGTTGAAAGTTGAGATTTATGAACTCAGCGTTGCAGAACGTATCCAACTTGCTGAAGATTTATGGGACAGCATCTTAGAACAGCAAGAGGAACTTCCCTTGAGTCAAGCGCAACAACAAGAATTAGATCGACGTTTAGAAAATTACAAGACAAACCCTGCAAGCGGTTCTAGTTGGGAAGAGGTAAAAAAACGCTTAGGGTTCTCTTGA
- the ubiA_1 gene encoding prenyltransferase, UbiA family protein: protein MSEQLHINKKATALISAPEENTSLSSEENKKIRLIRDFAQLFRLPVAIVAALAGCATIYALNSAASLQQYLLTATILIFMHSAACAINDYWDVDKDRIDHPERPLPSGRLSPDAVWWAALILFIGAAVAAIPLGISCLLLVIVSSILLWYYSHILLQSGILANFIVSTITAAVILLGSLVVDRPLAMVYPIWFLFFYIFAKEIIWDLHDTAGDRSQGIITIPNSWGKETAFRIAWALMVMLIVSIPIAVLLLPMAHPVIFLVFSTAMMLIVTIALAHYQQQGSRSAYAGFVFWDRIGMLLGVVGLLGTAPAL from the coding sequence ATGAGCGAACAATTGCATATTAATAAAAAAGCTACTGCGTTAATTTCTGCGCCAGAAGAAAACACTTCCCTTTCTTCTGAAGAGAATAAAAAAATCAGATTGATTCGTGATTTTGCTCAACTTTTCCGATTACCAGTTGCGATTGTTGCTGCTTTAGCAGGCTGTGCGACGATCTATGCGTTGAATTCAGCAGCTTCATTACAGCAATATTTATTAACAGCAACTATTTTAATTTTTATGCACTCTGCGGCCTGTGCAATTAATGACTATTGGGATGTAGATAAAGACCGCATCGATCACCCAGAAAGACCACTCCCATCCGGTCGCCTTTCACCTGATGCAGTGTGGTGGGCGGCTTTGATTCTATTTATCGGTGCGGCTGTAGCGGCTATTCCTTTAGGAATCTCTTGCTTGCTGTTGGTAATTGTCAGTTCCATTTTGCTTTGGTATTACTCTCACATACTGCTGCAAAGCGGTATTTTGGCGAATTTCATTGTGTCTACAATTACTGCGGCGGTGATTTTGTTGGGTAGTTTAGTTGTAGATCGACCTTTAGCGATGGTTTACCCAATTTGGTTTTTATTTTTCTATATCTTCGCTAAGGAAATTATCTGGGATTTACACGATACAGCAGGCGATCGCAGTCAGGGAATTATCACGATTCCCAATAGCTGGGGAAAGGAAACAGCTTTTCGGATTGCTTGGGCATTAATGGTAATGTTGATTGTGTCAATTCCGATCGCGGTGCTACTATTGCCGATGGCGCATCCTGTGATATTTTTAGTTTTCTCTACAGCAATGATGCTGATTGTGACAATCGCACTAGCACACTATCAACAGCAAGGTAGTAGAAGTGCTTACGCAGGATTTGTTTTCTGGGATCGGATTGGGATGTTGTTAGGAGTAGTAGGGCTGTTAGGAACAGCACCAGCATTATAA